The following are from one region of the Salvia splendens isolate huo1 chromosome 2, SspV2, whole genome shotgun sequence genome:
- the LOC121792502 gene encoding transcription factor AS1-like, with the protein MKERQRWRGEEDALLRAYVKQYGPREWHLVSERMNQPLNRDAKSCLERWKNYLKPGIKKGSLTQEEQALVIHLQAKHGNKWKKIAAEVPGRTAKRLGKWWEVFKDKQQREHKENNKVPDPIQDSKYDHLLETFAEKLVNPVTMPPTPNGGGGFLQHTEQPSSLPPWLASSSASSPSVTLTLSPLTVPPTPPPPSTIPWLQTNDSNTSHGLLPFGGIGALTGDSNGPVPDLIECCRELEEGHRAWSAHRKEAAWRLKRVELQLEAEKASRKREKNEDIEAKVNALREEQKATIERIEAEYREQIAGLRREAEMKEQKLAEQWAAKHLRLTKFVEQIGCRSVASSDAPNAR; encoded by the coding sequence ATGAAGGAAAGACAGCGGTGGCGAGGTGAAGAGGATGCTTTGCTGCGCGCATACGTGAAGCAATACGGGCCGAGAGAGTGGCACCTTGTTTCTGAGCGCATGAACCAGCCCCTCAACCGGGACGCCAAATCTTGTCTCGAGAGGTGGAAGAACTATCTGAAGCCTGGCATCAAGAAGGGCTCCCTCACCCAAGAGGAACAGGCTCTCGTCATTCACCTGCAAGCGAAGCACGGCAACAAATGGAAGAAGATCGCTGCTGAGGTCCCTGGCCGCACTGCTAAGCGACTCGGGAAGTGGTGGGAGGTGTTCAAGGACAAGCAGCAGCGCGAGCACAAGGAGAACAACAAGGTTCCAGATCCCATCCAAGACTCGAAATACGACCACCTCTTGGAGACCTTTGCAGAGAAGCTTGTGAATCCAGTCACAATGCCGCCCACTCCCAATGGCGGTGGTGGATTTCTCCAACACACGGAACAGCCCTCGTCCTTGCCCCCATGGTTGGCTAGCTCCAGCGCCTCGTCTCCATCGGTCACTCTCACACTCTCGCCCTTGACCGTGCCACCAACTCCCCCGCCACCATCAACAATCCCATGGCTGCAGACGAATGATAGTAACACCTCTCACGGGCTGCTACCCTTTGGGGGGATTGGTGCCCTTACCGGGGACAGCAACGGGCCTGTCCCGGACCTCATTGAATGCTGCCGGGAGCTCGAGGAAGGCCACCGGGCATGGTCTGCACATAGAAAAGAGGCTGCTTGGAGGCTGAAGAGGGTTGAGTTGCAGCTCGAGGCAGAGAAGGCTAGCCGGAAAAGGGAGAAGAATGAAGACATCGAAGCCAAGGTGAATGCTCTACGGGAAGAGCAGAAGGCGACGATAGAGCGCATTGAGGCTGAGTACAGAGAGCAGATTGCCGGTTTGAGACGGGAGGCAGAGATGAAGGAGCAGAAGCTGGCGGAGCAGTGGGCCGCGAAGCACCTCCGCCTCACCAAGTTCGTAGAGCAGATCGGGTGCCGCTCAGTCGCCTCGTCCGATGCCCCGAATGCCAGATGA